From one Plasmodium malariae genome assembly, chromosome: 12 genomic stretch:
- the MPC2 gene encoding mitochondrial pyruvate carrier protein 2, putative — protein MNIMKKIFYPNIVPKIKSHIECYNINHNIKKLLVSDTGILTIHFWAPTFKWSISVANIVDINRDPKLLSLPQQFAIFLTGLLFSRFAYVIKPRNLNLLTINLFMSLTALYQITRITNYKYNLGSKNEK, from the exons atgaatataatgaaaaaaatattttacccAAATATTGtaccaaaaataaaaagtcaTATAGAGTGTTACAACATTAAtcataacataaaaaagcTTCTTG TATCCGATACAGGAATTTTGACTATTCACTTTTGGGCTCCAACATTTAAATGGTCTATATCCGTGGCTAATATTGTTGACATAAATAGGGACCCTAAGCTTCTTTCCCTACCCCAGCAATTTG caatatttttaactgGATTACTATTCTCGAGATTTGCCTATGTCATTAAGCCGAGAAATTTGAACTTACTAACaa ttAACCTTTTCATGAGTTTAACAGCGCTGTATCAAATTACACGTATCACCAATTATAAGTATAATTTGGGtagtaaaaatgaaaagtaa
- the PmUG01_12046700 gene encoding conserved Plasmodium protein, unknown function encodes MNDKEQQKFQERMNEFDVHRMLNKFNMSNYNEDFVVTNNILKYHMKSIEIYNYEKSKIYDKDELDLYKEKLINKDNIHYYPYELYFNTYRNIYKEDKVLLNLPNNVKKTKEKENDEKEEQDDKEKEDNASHTSEEEQGLEDDYNFDYNKSEDELEIEDNDENVI; translated from the exons atgaatgataAGGAACAGCAAAAATTTCAAGAAAGGA TGAACGAATTTGATGTACATAGaatgttaaataaatttaatatgagTAACTACAATGAGGATTTTGTGGTTACAAATAATATCTTAAAATATCACATGAAAAGTATAGAGATTTATAACTACgagaaaagtaaaatatatgacaAAGATGAATTagatttatataaagaaaaattgataaataaagataatattCATTACTATCCATATgagttatattttaatacgtATAGAAATATCTATAAAGAAGATAAAGTGCTTTTAAATTTACCCAACaacgtaaaaaaaacaaaagaaaaagaaaatgatgaaaaggAAGAACAAGATGATAAGGAGAAGGAAGACAATGCATCAc ATACTTCTGAAGAAGAACAAGGTTTAGAGGACGATTATAATTTTGACTATAATAAAAGTGAAGACGAATTAGAGATTGAAgataatgatgaaaatgtaatataa
- the PmUG01_12046600 gene encoding conserved Plasmodium protein, unknown function has translation MVGVKKRPVKKFNIEINLKSDIEDKVRSHIISDRNKIQERYKQKRKKKIRRRIKMECKISSFVIPNSKKEKKLRLSYINKFIKKKKLIKQYLKDIREKIKNFQDKVNSNGAAAK, from the coding sequence ATGGTTGGAGTTAAAAAGAGAcctgtaaaaaaatttaacattgaaataaatttgaaGAGCGATATAGAGGATAAAGTAAGGTCACACATAATATCGGacagaaataaaatacaggaaagatataaacaaaaaaggaaaaaaaaaattagaaggAGAATTAAAATGGAATGTAAAATATCAAGTTTTGTTATCCCCAATtcgaaaaaagaaaaaaaattaagattgagttatataaataagtttatcaagaaaaaaaaattaataaaacagTATTTGAAAGatataagagaaaaaataaaaaactttcAAGATAAGGTAAATAGCAATGGAGCAGCAGCAAAATAA
- the PmUG01_12046800 gene encoding conserved Plasmodium protein, unknown function, producing MENKVTFFREYESVEKKIEIIKGYLDNEEENKMIKNYSHIIGNLQYLSNCLNSYREVKTVLDVHLTLLIHSFLDFLKKTFNKLAGIIKYFKVKFENERSEINNVIIRAEKKVRHTRRTSASDEMGEGTPVSSREKREKEEEEQEEEERGEDDNNDHNDNDNAHNDKDNKNDDRNYNGQANKEKRNANISNRNAEAGNGAKNEEDAESKFLKMYIIIEEVFKYYNTLISVRGEKKIKTLFPCDAYCLNGIVDTLLTLREEEDVFNYVSKLKYDKTDEDNSWVILYILKIWLSFCLYIPFKLANLNENILNNIQDIYYYYVKKNDKSKEACSILYAQFLSREDVYQCRTYFNNFMIFSKEIILKLIYIESKKNEELTEDLYIIKNTNIPTCCNVKFTTLLFYGILLTHKRILKKLDKKILKNYTNFYNFFFIHNHSILDFTPTSKSLKILCMGYYASIFLDKFDDIVNQKNECLHTLTEQGQRDEGAKRDTPDDIFRKSDDANCSSPCSENYGKNENTKNNFSSVGEQSQMLEDNLLNEFPLFLNINDVLNLYKKGKEMKCEREHKEEMTYLKVYKKYTCEKDIMQILNILFCYFNDNNSTVRWCLSKSFGNILIYLSLDNIQIIMNKFDDLAKYNDFNTLCTINYTLFHFLFNKNNLSIQTLNYLIRKIIQSLYLNKEKIYPSAFVLLYSLFKYNKYIKKYYEQQNSGINYFFFHLIFIKLIVLSLFEDNINIRKSAMSLLQIFIGNFNFLYQLGSGAWDENFASTSTVSKPSTIPVSIPVSIQASIPISSGANAVADTSADMTANTASTDTTDMDSLSNRNTRRAVTNPPRAECGKVTSEGGNQERLFSDILNFINLFFDHSKINEFYEDIKNMSSCSTDEKNKSMNTYNYEQKGIYEKNRKQFDETKKDIFNTNIDILSTCNFTELTNLKRSIIIKTKVVCNFFLYKYPVIFHLYSNKLFHENINIRLLSAESLANLSAMDSDYFIMVVLPFLINKSYEENVLIKHGSIICISKILLKLKKNIDENLQNEIKKIILYSEKRRIYKFKKGEILRHSLCLLIQSVCQCNCFMVKKNTYSFFIEILHNNLFHYNEIIQYEASKIFYYMPIYMISKEKAIEYIYDVLTKIIKAKDNFLHLKGYFILLCFIHDSIIPCISSQLIKIFYQILKKSSTYFKIKNTLIVKKKNSQEIVDTFSPVKLLEKDETKMEIIIKDNINFFKNINFESYPIDSNMKIFCLLALFNIADKVRKKYIADFLVVYNQCTTSFKGLIKSKRPHKEKLNRRGNESSEIGSNSTSSATATTTTTTAITADADTTSNTTTVDTITTNAHPNTFNGTTEGGIVTSTKCLNTRSTNCSDEQNLHKNKLMMRHTCMQRNSQSCIGENVTVESVNHTYYKNVDCFSKDSHNELNSGLDKKYKKKQRNTSFYMKKKIKFIKKKIKWEEVLEKSKKKNKDIFQFNLNINKIVKILILYLQEYVYENDIGDSHIFVREICLGLTAFLLTSYPLFFFKRKQQKGMDAVRGVDVVNVVDVVNVVDVVNVVDAPKGEELDAQKLPSADMAGLSAKHPNGTVNKNYFYDCLTSDDSYEDESSDNECPSNESRDNCSYQEKDNVIYMYVLFEIKKTYINTLIQLLLKLLCEKNIRTHKKCLYLLNYLYNYATFNDNGEMDHFAFSNIFNKYCHDYSYELFLKKKIDDNIRKSKINIYQYLSSYSTDISSVFENIITHVCDYYEPLYLKDKIYTAHQARFSKHDSYNTNEDKDYYYTKKNEDEGNEKSSGKSFKRTTNINKCSCTYEEEITSLFLNKNYKYSLMKTIFNKINNFIYLYNYTLKYTSFSIFHKNKFISTRKGLIKGHNNKDLGTGKEVKTKETNFENGINYQHRKNNDLIFENILINNDFIDEINLSENEEKMSMEEENLIKDVHFLLDKTKKNISVIKCLEYNETYLYSHIFYLLFLNKYNYYIISGFFNTLCYYSSYTEYSNYEYTNLIKKGKEKSIEYLFLEFLVKYKNIYTFGYIRDDILFLYIRYYKMYYIEYDYTIVDKVFCDYNREKANTFWNGTNNKDVCNMGNSTIKISGNLDDASKTINNEMNMIDHDMTTQWDIRGCENSGSSSNGFFSLHNCNMHNINLSEIIMLEKKYKKFDFAKNLFHNYSIFFDRNIIFLKSDNKNWDNMNKEEKKREKKIRRKTNKQIKKKFHTKIELLEYVNICLIKILYYLNNFNLIQLEIFLKSVNSFVKFSVINNFTAFCFLNFFLHSLEKYTCFSLIKTISELIINIFMCPTIHLNIKKLAMFLILNLLLHRYPKIREFTNEYLYAHINFISPYDFKNYLFNNSEDLDDIISILISTQFSEALNDRTQCQIIIAVQQIAKLLKIPHYITFSSLSSISNSSSLLL from the exons atggaaaataaagtAACATTTTTTCGTGAATATGAAAGTGTCGAAAAGAagatagaaataataaaaggcTATTTGGATAATgaggaagaaaataaaatgataaaaaattattcacaTATTATAGGTAATTTACAATACTTAAGCAATTGTTTAAATAGTTATAGAGAAGTAAAGACAGTGTTGGATGTTCATTTGACTCTTCTGATTCATTCGTTCTtagattttttaaagaagacttttaataaattagcAGGCattatcaaatattttaaggtTAAATTTGAGAATGAGAGGAGTGAAATTAATAATGTTATCATCAGGGCTGAAAAGAAAGTGAGACATACAAGGAGGACAAGTGCCTCTGATGAAATGGGGGAGGGTACACCCGTAAGTTCTAGGGAAAAAAGAGAGAAGGAGGAGGAGGAacaagaagaggaagaaagAGGTGAGGATGACAATAATGACCATAATGACAACGATAATGCCCATAATGACAAGGacaataaaaatgatgatcGTAATTATAATGGTCAGgcaaataaagaaaaaaggaatgcAAATATCAGTAACAGAAATGCGGAAGCTGGAAATGGCGCAAAAAACGAAGAGGATGCCGAGAGCAAATTTTTGAAGATGTACATAATTATAGAAGAAGTGTTTAAATATTACAACACGTTAATATCTGTaagaggagaaaaaaaaattaaaacattatttCCGTGTGACGCATATTGTTTAAATGGCATAGTAGATACACTTCTTACATTAAGAGAAGAAGAGGATGTTTTTAATTACGTAAGTAAGTTAAAATATGACAAAACGGATGAAGATAATTCATgggtaattttatatattttaaaaatttggtTATCCTTCTGCTTATATATACCATTTAAACTAgcaaatttaaatgaaaatattttaaataatattcaagatatatattattattatgttaaaaaaaatgataaatcgAAAGAAGCTTGTTCCATTTTGTATGCTCAATTTTTAAGTAGAGAAGATGTCTACCAATGTagaacatattttaataattttatgattttctcaaaagaaattatattaaaattgatatatatagaatctaagaaaaatgaagaattaaCTGAAgatttgtatataataaaaaatacaaatatccCTACTTGTTGCAATGTAAAATTTACtactttacttttttatggtatattattaacacataaaagaattttaaaaaagctagataaaaaaattttaaagaattacaccaatttttataattttttttttattcacaATCATAGTATCCTGGATTTTACGCCAACATCAAAATCGTTGAAGATTCTTTGTATGGGCTATTACGCTTCCATATTTTTGGACAAATTTGACGATATCGTTAATCAGAAAAATGAATGTCTGCATACTTTGACAGAACAGGGTCAAAGGGATGAAGGTGCAAAAAGGGATACTCCAGACGATATTTTCCGAAAAAGTGACGACGCAAATTGTAGCTCACCATGCAGCGAAAATTAtggtaaaaatgaaaacacaaaaaataatttctcgAGTGTAGGGGAGCAAAGCCAAATGCTCGAGGACAACCTTTTGAACGAATTTCCTCTGTTCCTAAATATCAACGATGTGttaaatttatacaaaaaaggTAAAGAGATGAAATGCGAAAGAGAGCACAAAGAAGAGATGACTTACTTAAAAGTGTACAAAAAATACACATgtgaaaaagatataatgCAAATTCTGAACATATTATTCTGCtattttaatgataataatagtacTGTTCGATGGTGTTTATCAAAAAGTTttggaaatattttaatatatcttaGTTTAGACaatattcaaattataaTGAACAAATTTGATGAtttagcaaaatataatgattttAACACACTTTGTACAATAAACTAtactttatttcatttcctttttaacaaaaataatttatccaTACAAaccttaaattatttaattcgaaaaataatacagagcttatatttaaacaaaGAGAAAATTTATCCTAGTGCTTTTGTTCTATTATACagtttatttaaatacaacaaatacattaaaaagtACTATGAACAACAGAATAGTGGaataaactatttttttttccatttaatattcattaaattaattGTTTTGTCTTTATTTGAGGATAACATTAATATTAGGAAGTCAGCTATGTCTCTGCTTCAAATTTTCATAGGcaactttaattttttatatcagcTTGGAAGCGGAGCATGGGATGAAAATTTTGCATCTACCTCAACGGTTAGTAAGCCGTCCACCATACCGGTCAGCATACCGGTTAGCATACAGGCTAGCATACCGATCAGCTCAGGAGCTAATGCAGTTGCGGATACATCGGCTGATATGACCGCTAATACAGCGTCTACTGATACTACTGATATGGATTCCCTATCGAATAGGAACACCAGAAGAGCGGTAACTAACCCACCTAGGGCTGAATGTGGAAAGGTAACTTCTGAGGGAGGGAATCAAGAACGGCTGTTTTCGGACATCCTCAATTTCATTAACCTATTTTTTGAtcattcaaaaataaatgagtTTTATgaggatataaaaaatatgtcaaGTTGTAGCacagatgaaaaaaataaaagtatgaatacatataattatgaacagaaaggaatttatgaaaaaaatagaaagcaGTTtgatgaaacaaaaaaagatatttttaatactaatattgatatattatcTACTTGTAATTTTACAGAGCtgacaaatttaaaaagatcaataattataaaaactaaAGTTgtatgcaatttttttttatacaaatatccagttatttttcatttatattcaaataagTTATTTCACGAAAATATCAACATACGATTATTATCAGCAGAATCGTTAGCAAATTTATCAGCTATGGATTCTGATTACTTTATTATGGTtgttttaccatttttaataaataaaagctaTGAAGAAAATGTGTTGATCAAACATGGTtccattatatgtatatctaagatccttttaaaattaaaaaaaaatattgatgaGAACttacaaaatgaaataaaaaaaataatactatatagtgagaaaagaagaatatataaatttaaaaaaggggaaattTTAAGACATAGTTTATGCCTACTGATACAAAGTGTATGTCAATGTAATTGTTTTATGGTAAAGAAAAATAcctattctttttttatagaaatattacataataatttatttcattacaATGAAATTATACAATATGAGGcttctaaaatattttattacatgcctatatatatgataagcAAGGAAAAAGcaattgaatatatatacgatgtgcttacaaaaattataaaagcaAAAGACAACTTTCTTCATCTGAAGGGATATTTCATTCTTCTCTGTTTTATTCATGACAGCATTATTCCATGCATTTCCTCtcaattaattaaaatattttatcaaattctaaaaaaaagttctacttatttcaaaattaaaaatactttaatagtaaaaaaaaaaaacagtcaAGAGATAGTAGACACTTTTTCTCCAGTCAAATTGTTGGAAAAGGATGAAACTAAAAtggaaattataattaaagacaatattaatttttttaaaaacattaattttGAATCATACCCTATTGATTCTAATATGAAGATATTCTGCTTATTAGCTTTGTTTAACATAGCTGATAAGGTTCGAAAAAAATACATCGCTGACTTTTTAGTCGTTTATAATCAATGTACTACCAGTTTTAAGGGTCTAATTAAGTCCAAACGACCCCATAAGGAAAAACTGAACCGGAGGGGAAATGAAAGTAGCGAAATTGGCAGTAATAGCACAAGTTCCGCTACGGCTACTACTACGACTACTACTGCCATTACTGCTGATGCCGATACTACTTCCAATACTACTACTGTTGATACTATTACTACCAATGCCCACCCCAACACATTTAATGGCACAACAGAAGGCGGAATTGTTACTTCGACCAAATGCCTTAATACACGTAGCACTAATTGCTCCGATGAGCAAAACTTACACAAAAATAAGCTCATGATGAGGCATACATGTATGCAGAGGAACAGTCAATCATGTATTGGAGAAAACGTAACTGTTGAAAGTGTTAATCATacatattacaaaaatgtgGACTGTTTTAGTAAAGATAGTCATAACGAATTAAATTCTGGACtggataaaaaatataaaaagaaacaaagaaACACAAGtttttatatgaagaaaaaaattaaatttataaaaaaaaaaataaaatgggaaGAAGTGCTAGAAAAgagcaaaaagaaaaataaagacaTATTTCAGTTTAActtaaatattaacaaaatagtgaaaatattaattttatatttacaagaATATGTGTATGAAAATGATATAGGAGACTCTCATATATTTGTGAGGGAAATATGTTTAGGGCTTACCGCCTTTTTGTTAACTTCTTACCCGCTGTTCTTTTTCAAGAGGAAGCAACAAAAAGGGATGGACGCGGTTAGAGGGGTGGATGTAGTTAACGTGGTCGATGTAGTTAACGTGGTCGATGTAGTTAACGTAGTCGATGCACCTAAAGGGGAAGAATTAGACGCACAAAAATTACCCAGCGCGGATATGGCGGGATTAAGTGCTAAGCATCCAAATGGCacagttaataaaaattatttttacgaTTGTCTTACCTCGGATGATAGTTATGAAGATGAGAGTAGTGATAATGAGTGTCCATCGAATGAAAGCAGGGATAACTGTTCTTACCAGGAAAAagataatgtaatatatatgtatgtcttatttgaaataaagaaaacatatattaacacATTAATTCAATTATTGTTGAAATTGttatgtgaaaaaaatatacgaaCACATAAGAAGTGTTTGTACTTATTGAACTATTTGTATAACTATGCAACTTTCAATGATAACGGAGAAATGGATCATTTTGCATtcagtaatatttttaataagtaTTGTCATGATTATTCTTATGAATTATTtcttaagaaaaaaattgacGATAACATAaggaaaagtaaaattaatatctATCAGTATTTAAGTAGCTATTCAACAGATATTTCAAGCGtctttgaaaatataattactcATGTGTGTGATTATTATGAACCATTATATTTAAAggacaaaatatatactgcACATCAGGCGAGGTTTTCTAAGCATGACAGCTATAATACCAATGAGGACAAGGACTATTACTATACTAAGAAGAATGAAGATgaaggaaatgaaaaaagttcAGGAAAATCCTTCAAAAGAACaacaaacataaataaatgctCTTGTACATATGAAGAAGAAATtacttcattatttttgaacaagaattataaatatagttTAATGAAAaccatatttaataaaattaataattttatttatttgtataattatacattaaaGTATACCagtttttccatttttcacAAGAATAAGTTTATTTCTACTAGAAAGGGTTTGATAAAAGGACACAATAACAAAGATCTCGGTACGGGTAAAGAAGTAAAAACAAAGGAAacaaattttgaaaatggaataaattaTCAACATCGAAAAAACAACGatttaatatttgaaaatatacttattaatAACGATTTTATAGATGAAATAAATCTAAGTGAGAATGAAGAGAAGATGTCAATGGAAGAAGAAAACTTAATTAAAGATGTTCATTTCCTTTTAGacaaaaccaaaaaaaatattagtgtaataaaatgtttagaatataatgaaacttatttatatagtcatattttttatcttttatttctgAATAAATACAATTACTACATAATTAGCGGATTCTTTAATacattatgttattattcaTCATATACTGAATATAGcaattatgaatatacaaatttaattaaaaagggGAAAGAAAAATCTATTGAATACttatttttagaatttctcgttaaatataaaaatatatacacttttGGTTATATAAGAgatgatattttatttttgtatatacgatattataaaatgtattatatcgAGTATGACTACACCATTGTTGATAAAGTTTTTTGTGACTATAACAGAGAAAAAGCAAATACTTTTTGGAATGGCACAAATAATAAGGATGTGTGTAACATGGGGAATAGTACCATCAAGATAAGCGGCAATCTTGATGATGCTTcgaaaacaataaataatgagATGAACATGATAGACCATGATATGACTACCCAATGGGATATTAGGGGCTGTGAAAATAGCGGCAGCAGTAGTAATgggtttttttctttacataaCTGCAACATGCATAACATTAATTTGAGCGAAATAATAATGTTGgagaagaaatataaaaagtttgattttgcaaaaaatttatttcataattacAGTATATTCTTTgatagaaatataatatttctgaagagcgataataaaaattgggataatatgaataaggaggaaaaaaaaagagagaagaaaataagaagaaaaacaaataaacaaattaaaaaaaaatttcatacaAAAATCGAATTATTagaatatgtaaatatttgtttaattaaaatattgtattacttaaacaattttaatttaattcagctagaaatttttttaaaaagtgtaaattcatttgtaaaattttcagttattaataatttcacTGCTTTTTGCTTCTTGAATTTTTTCCTTCACTCCTTAGAGAAATACACTTGTTTTTCTCTTATTAAAACGATATCCGAgttaataataaacatttttatgtgTCCAACCATTCacttaaacataaaaaaattggcCATGTTTTTGATCTTAAACCTGCTGCTCCACAG ATATCCTAAGATAAGAGAGTTCACGAATGAATACCTTTACGcacatattaattttatttcaccATATGattttaagaattatttatttaacaacTCTGAAGATTTAGATGATATTATTTCTATACTAATAAGTACCCAATTCTCTGAAGCATTAAATGATAGGACACAAtgtcaaataataatagctgTACAACAAATTGCCAAGTTGCTAAAGATTCCacattatattacattttcatcattatcTTCAATCTCTAATTCGTCTTCACTTTTATTATAG
- the PmUG01_12046400 gene encoding cyclic nucleotide phosphodiesterase, putative produces MNANTNEKMDEENEINKGEIIRDTIKKKYYMFPQFSDKNKEVEYNTLRTHNIKEYICIHLILSLLVILIECLAFSSNLSKKDVTAMEIFVVAFSLLNCLMHIVVLMKIYFSSSKNAYAKSLFVAYIIINQVFQFLSLYFFTKENEQTSSGVNSIAFYNNKFSLYLHFFVDSVFILCLPTLKFFLSMIFMLTYLSTNVLLIVLINFRNAKNTVDFYYMGILSVLLLMFLILRYLMEKRNRILLFVIKDILSNSYKKWYDFKPLYDEDAESITVDIAKDKYDKKEDNYKFLFSDKSIFFNDFTINACYKDYYSVSYFLKKLLISCGSNKNKNKDVKDMKEEEDRKDGKDSKEGKENTGKEKSFEDVKKHLNESDILTIAYEADVLNNIKNIDSDEIGRNWDYSFIDSEYGKSTLVVLEVGHHLISPYIENNEKKRKKLQLFLLLINSMYFPNPYHNANHGATVCHLSKCLAHITDFDKYLNNTYMICYLIASIAHDVGHPGKTNAFLSETNHILSIRYNDMSILENYHCSITFSVLQLIGYDFLINNEDTKLVDKNNYGNMRKFIIELIISTDMKLHFEYVDIFKKRKRSENFDISDRDAINLGTINIKLADIGHTCLKWRDHAKWTMLVSEEFFSQKKFEDLYKKNKNMGAYDFNHFWNEEYIDEAMIFNYENIYINYVNNLNNVNKYDFSYIKLNFIHHHDFVKSIPSSQVYFFEIIVMPLIQELQSMERAKKEITQIVLHNLNINLKTWRLIEKNINLFYNTDKMRVTDYYKNLEKQKLLRGISLLDIAEEDVISLTESFVTEENMEKMGEEKKKEINKDNSEKKKK; encoded by the exons ATGAATGCAAATACTAATGAGAAGATGGATGAAGAAAATGAGATCAACAAGGGGGAAATAATAAGAGACACCATAAAGAAGAA gTACTATATGTTCCCTCAGTTTTccgataaaaataaagaagtagAATACAACACACTAAGGACACATAAcattaaagaatatatatgcattcatttaatattatctCTTTTAGTCATTCTGATTGAATGTCTCGCCTTTTCCTCta ACTTAAGCAAAAAAGATGTGACTGCTATGGAAATATTTGTAGTTGCTTTTTCCCTTTTGAATTGTTTAATGCATATTGTCGtgttaatgaaaatatacttttCTTCGTCAAAAAATGCGTATGCTAAAAGTCTGTTTGTagcttatataattata AACCAAGTGTTTCAGTTTCTATCTCTCTACTTTTTtacaaaagaaaatgaacAAACTAGTAGTGGTGTCAATTCAATTGCGTTctataataacaaatttaGTTTATATCTTCACTTTTTTGTGGACTCGGTCTTCATACTATGTCTCCCCACCCTcaa attttttttatcgaTGATATTTATGCTGACATACTTAAGTACAAACGTTTTGCTAATAGTACTAATTAATTTTagaaatgcaaaaaatacAGTAGACTTCTACTATATGGGCATTCTAAGTGTGTTGTTGTTGATGTTCTTAATATTAAGATACCTAATGGAAAAGAGGAACcgaatattattatttgtaattaaggatattttatcaaatagttataaaaaatggtatGACTTTAAACCGCTATATGATGAGGATGCCGAATCTATAACTGTAGATATAGCTAAAgataaatatgataaaaaagaagacaactacaaatttttattttctgataagagtatatttttcaatgaTTTTACTATTAATGCTTGTTATAAAGATTATTATTCGGTAtcttattttctaaaaaaattgttaattaGTTGTggtagtaataaaaataaaaacaaggATGTAAAAGATATGAAAGAAGAGGAAGACAGGAAAGACGGGAAAGACAGTAAAGagggaaaagaaaatacaggTAAGGAGAAGTCATTTGAAGATGTTAAAAAACACCTGAACGAGTCAGATATTTTAACAATAGCTTACGAAGCAGAcgttttaaataatatcaaaaatatCGATTCAGATGAAATAGGAAGAAATTGggattattcttttattgaTTCAGAATATGGAAAATCTACTTTAGTTGTTTTAGAGGTGGGACACCATTTAATCAGTCCTTATATAGAGAATAAtgagaagaaaagaaagaaattacaattatttttgttattaattaACAGTATGTATTTTCCTAACCCTTATCATAATGCAAATCATGGAGCTACTGTTTGTCATTTATCAAAATGTTTAGCACACATTACTGATTTTGATAAGTATTTGAATAATACTTATATGATTTGTTACTTAATAGCTTCAATAGCACATGATGTAGGTCATCCCGGTAAAACCAATGCATTTTTATCAGAAACGAATCATATATTATCTATCAGATATAACGATATGAGTATCTTAGAAAACTACCATTGTAGCATAACCTTTTCTGTTTTACAACTAATAGGatatgattttttaattaataatgaagATACAAAATTAGTGGATAAGAATAACTATGGAAATATGAggaaatttattattgaatTAATTATATCGACTGATATGAAATTACATTTTGAATAtgtagatatatttaaaaaaagaaagagaagTGAAAATTTTGACATCAGCGATAGGGATGCTATCAATCTGGGTACAATAAACATCAAGTTAGCTGACATTGGTCATACATGTTTGAAATGGAGGGATCATGCTAAGTGGACTATGCTTGTGAGTGAGGAATTCTTTTCTCAAAAAAAGTTTGAGGACCTTTATAAGAAGAATAAGAATATGG GCGCGTACGACTTTAACCATTTCTGGAATGAGGAATATATCGACGAAGCCATGATTTTCAACTAtgaaaacatttatataaattatgtgaACAACCTTAACAATGTTAATAAATACGATTTTAGTTATATCAAATTAAACTTTATTCATCACCATGATTTTGTTAAAAGTATACCAAGCTCACAGgtgtatttttttgaaattattgTCATGCCGTTAATTCAAGAATTGCAGTCAATGGAAAGAGCTAAAAAAGAGATAACTCAAATAGTATTGCACAatttaaacataaatttGAAAACTTGGagattaatagaaaaaaatattaatttattttataatacagATAAAATGAGAGTTActgattattataaaaatttagaaaaacaaaaattgcTGAGAGGTATAAGTTTGTTAGATATTGCTGAAGAAGATGTTATATCATTGACAGAAAGTTTCGTCACTGAggaaaatatggaaaaaatgggcgaagaaaaaaaaaaagaaattaataaagataattcggaaaaaaaaaaaaaatga